The window GCCCTTTGGTTTGCCACAGTAAGGATGGCCTTGACAGATCGAAGGGCGGTCAGTTTGATAGCAGCATGCGAGAGATACTCGGCATGGGGCAACTTTTCACCATCGGCCGCACTCGTTTCCGTATTTTCGTCCTTTGAAGGCGCTGCGCCAGTTTCGTGGACGGTGGCCAAGGGAGGTGGCACATTGGTGGACATATCCTGGTCCTCGGAGACAGGTTTAAAGCGCCGGAGGATGGCCCTCATCATGTCGGCCACTTGATCGCCATAGTATATGTGCGTCGCTAGATTTCCGATGCACTGCTCCAGAAGAGCAAGCAGTTCTTTTCGTCGAGGAGACATGAATACGGCGCTGGTCTCATCGTGCTTCTCCTCTGCACGGTCCCGCGGTGATAGGATGTCCGACGCATAGTGCATGAGACCGTAGAGAATGTCCATAACACTCAATCCTATCATGTTCACTGGCGACTTCAAGAGCCAGTCAACCACCGACAAAATGGTGAACGACGATTCCAGAGCATCCTCCTTGGGAGTGGTGTCGTGCAAAGTCTCCATCGCTGTGATCAATATCACAAAGCGAACCTGAACCGGACACCAATTTGCGATAAGCTCTATCAAAGTTGTTGCCCAGTTTCCGCCTGGCTTGGGGGTGTTGGCCTCTCcgttgtcatcatcatcagcaggTCGCGGAATATTTTTCTGCGAGATGAATCGCAGAAGGATCGATGCGGCAATGCGAATCTGGCCGCGATTACTACCTGAAACAATGATTTGTTCCAGGCAGCGCAGGGCCAACAACCTGGCATCCATCTCTGCATGGCGATCTGCATCGGCTGTGGACTGCCCTGCCAGTGTAGCATCGCCTTCCGCCGTATCAACCGTTTGGACTGTGGCGACGCTCAGCCCACGACGTCGGAGCCCCTCGCGCTCAGGCTTTTCGGATTCCCGGAGCTTCATTTGTAGGTTGACCAAGATGTCCTCCTCTCCAGAGTACAGATTCTCCAAAATGACCGGCAGAATGAGCCTGAGCGAGTTGCCCCCATCAGCCGCAAGACCGTCTGAACCAACCACGCCCTTGATCGCGCGCAATCCAGCATTTCTCCATCGAATTGCCACTGGTGGGCTCAGCGGGGTGCGCGACACCGTCCGGGAAGACGGATCGGCGAAGCCTGCATATGTCCGCACCACCTCGCGATACTGATGCACAAGACCCTGCTCCACAGCGATAGCGGCCATATCCTGGTGACGGCAAAAGGTCTCGAAGGTCTCAATCGAGTCCTCCACCATTGTGATATCATTTGATCGCAGGACCGTCTCGATGACGGTGAGAACCGACCGGGCGTAGATGGGCAGATCGCGGGGGACTTTCTCGATGAGCGCGGTCAGGATATGGAGGGCTACCTGGACATTTCTTGCTGACAGTTAGCCGCTGGATCAGATCTAGATCAGATCCCGGAGCAGTGGCATCGATACTCACCCCAGCCTGCGTCTCCAGACATCTCGGGCCACCCTCTTCTCGAGGAACGCGCCCACCTTGGTCAGCTTGCTGCGGCGTGTGCTGGCATAATACAGCAGATAAGACAGTTCACTCGGATTTGGGCGCACCTCCGACACGCCTTTCTGGTACCGGGGATAACACTTGAGGGTCAGGACCTGGTGCTTCGGCCGGCACGACTGACGGACGGTCTCCATCGGAAGAATGTGCCAGATGGAAGGACGGAAGCGACCGCAcgagagagagcgagagatAGAGAGATTGTGTGTGTATGCGATATTCAAAGAATTTCGAGATGTTTATGATAGCAAGGCCATGGGCAATAGGGGGTGGAGTGGTCAGCGACAGTAGCTCTGGGTCAGGGCCGTTGGGCAGTTTGACGGAAACGGGGGGCGGCGAGCGATGAGGTCGTTGCGGTGGATCACCAGGGGGGTGGGGTCATCCACCGTTTGTCGCAGACAGAGAGTTTGGAATTAggagggaggatggagagaaggaagaaggagaacgATAAgggggaggatggaagagaaggaaagaaaggaaagaaaacaaaaaagaaagaaaaagagacggATGCAGaaaggaggaaaaagaaggTTGGGCGGTTCGGGGGGCTTGGGGCGTAGACACGAGGACGATCACAACAAGACAACTATAGgattgacgatgatgatgataatgacACTACAAAGCCAGAATGCAATAAGAATGACTATGACTACAATAATTCCGTCTAGCTTGAACAATTGCACGGTGTGTATCTCGGCCAGGACGAGAACTATCCAGTCAACATTGGTGCCCACGGGAGACTGACTGTTCGCCTCCCCGGCGCTTGGTCCTCTCTGCTTTTCCAAGGAACCTATCGAACCTGTCGAACCCCCGCAATCCCTGCGCCAATTCTATTCAACGATATCTGTGCGCTTTCGGCTGTTGGGTCGTGGGTGTTTTCTGTAGCTGCGGGATCGACGCGGCTAATCGGAGGCGACAATGCCTCGGTCGCACATGATGTAGACGGGTCCCTCCGTCCAATCTTGGCTGGTGGGGAGGAAGCTCTCTGAGAACAACATGCCGGTCGAATGAAAGTATCGTGCTGTTTGTCGGTGTGGCAAAGATCGTTGGGCCGGGAGACACTCAGTCAGGCGCCCTGTCAAAGCCAATAAAAGTTCATGATGCCGACTCCCACCGGAAGCTGTCACGTCTTCGATCCATTGGGCCCTTCCTGTGTCTCCTGCTGTCCCTCCACCGTCTCCGTGGGCGCACCAGGGACGCCCACCCCAGCGAGACTCTCAATGACCTGAGGCAAGATGATATCGCGACGAAAAGCGTCCTCTTGCAGCAAGCGCAGCGCCCGTAGCGTGGGACCGGGATGTGTCAGGAACTGCGCGTACTGCGGCGTCTTCCAGTAGTTGTAGAGGTAAGCCAGGTACGCGGCGAAGGCCTGGGCGTCTGGTGACGAAGAGGAGTCGGAGTCGTTCTCGTCGGATTGCGAGATGCCCAGCAAGTTGGGGTAGGTGACAGCAAGATGCGAGAGGTAGTACGGGTTGGCGAGAGAGGAGACGAATTCAAGCTCGAGCGTGAAGCGAGGGTTGGTCAGGGCGGGCGGCGGAGGTTGTGTCGCTGGCTCCATGGTGACGGTTGAAGGAGTGGTGAGgcagaagagagaagagagaatTGGCGGCGTTGCAGAGGCAAGTCTGGCGGAGCTGGGGCGGGACAGgtttcttcccttcccaaTCACCTTCACCCACTATTGCAGTACGTGCCTAGCACAAGGTAAATCCGTCCAGAGTCTTCGATTGCGTTTAGGCACAAATTGCCGATGTTGATCTCAACGTGGCTCTAAGCTATCCTCCTTGCTGCAGCAAGGACTGGTTTGTGAGCAGTCGGATATATATCTATGCGGTCAATGTAAACAAACCAAGAGCACATAGTCCAGAAACCAGAACAAGAAAAACTCTACGTTTACAATAGTCCACTTGACTGGACGTTCGACATCAAATTGGAACAACCTCGCGTTCGATGCAAGGGTCGGAGGGCCACAATTGAAAAAGGCCGAGTTGTTGTGCATGCCGACATAGCCGATGCAGTGCCTCGATGCCAAAATCTCTGTCCGTTAGTCTAGAACTGGACAAGAGTCTTGCTGCTCTGTCAAAGAATCTCGCTGTATCACCAAGGATCGTTGCCGAGGTCAAGCTCGAGCCAAAGTAGTACAGGAGATGGTGGCACGTCCCGAACTGCGGAATAAGCGACCGAATCTGACCCAGAGAAGGTCTCTCTATGCCTGCACCGCTGTAACATCGTCTCGAGAATTCAGAGTAAGATTCTGGAGGACTATTATAAGGTTCATAGTTGGTGATGATAATGTCGACACTGTCTATGCCCTAAGCGGAATCCCCAATCGCCGCTTTTTGCCCTGACAATTCGCACCGCAGACGAATCGAACCTCTCCTAGGCCAAAGGCACATAAAAATCCCATAGCTAAGAGTTTCAACTTTCTCTTGGCCGATTGGAGTGTCAGAATGGGAGGTTCTATTTATAGCAAAAGTGTCGGAcaccatcgtcatcgcccaCAAACACCTGTTTATCAGATCCACTGACACACCTGTGgtacagtagtagtggtAGCCCACAATAGGGATTCGCGCACACGACGATCTCCTACTGAGAGGCTCTCCTGCAGCTACAGCTGCAAGCTGCCGGTCATCTAGCAAAGGACCTGGTCTATGGACACGAGTATTTGCGCTTAGCCCTACCTACAGACAGCCCCAGATACATATCACCACGGGATTGCGATGATAATGAAAGGCATACAGGGCAAGGACAGACATTCTAGGGATCGCCAAGCCAGGCCACGCAAGTCTCATCGTCCATACAGTGACGCAGGAGGTAGGGTCTTCCCAGGGCCGTGCGAGGAAGGCATTGTCTGTCCTAACCCTAGATGTTTCTTCGTGGTGTGCCCGGGACTATGTATACAGACGCGCTGCTGGCTACATTCCAGAAAGACATGACATCAAGAATATCTACCAAGAATGCGAACGTCATTCCGGTAGTTGCACAGGCTAGGGCAGGGTCTGCCGAAAAGGGGCGAGTCCACTTAGTGGGCCCTCGGCGATCGGGAGGAAGCCCCTGGATAGTGAGTGACACACTCTAATCGAGTCTGGGGGAGGTTCTGCAGCGAACAGACCCAagaaaataataatggcCCTGGCGAAGAATAATCATAATGTACGTGGGCAATAGTCCCTAGGAACTATGGACATCCATAGAAGGGTGCCTGTCATGCCCTTCCGTCCCTCTGGCCGCTGATCACTTGGCTTCTTTACGTACGCCTaaacccccccccctccttctcttcctcttctttctttctttctctctgttctttcttcccgGTCGCACACCTTCACTCTCTCCATTATTTTACCTTCTTTCCAATACTTCTTTCAACCAACCCGTCTTCCGCCGAGGTCGTACTGCCCCCATTCCCGCTTGCTCCAACCAACTGGCTCCGACCATCGCTGTTTCATCGCCTTTGTCCTTGTCCGCTTGCGTGCCACTCCCCAGCCAACCACACGCCCTCGGGCCACGCACACACCACCTCGTCATTTCACGCTCTGCTGCGAGATGAATGCTCCGCCAGTGCTTGGCCATCCGACCGGCGTGTCGCTGGCTCCGCCAGGTGCGTAACCCTGTCCCTGGTACCCCCGCTTTGTCCTTCACCCCCTAGGTGAAAATGAGTGTTTCTGGTTTTTAAAAccatacacacacacacacctcCTAGAGTCTCTGAATTTCGACTCTCAGAACTGTGGCTGACTCTTCACTGTGCCTGCCTCCAGAACGTCAAGGATCCCCCCAATCACCCGTCAATCTGGGGTCTAACAATCCGTTCCGCAACCGTGCCCTGTCGCCGTCGGTCAGCTCTGCGACGTCCAATACCCGTCCAGAGCGCCCTAGATCGACGAACCCTTTCCTCGACGAAACGGAGACTTTGTCGCCCCAGTCGGCCCCAGGCCTCTCCTCTGGCACCATGTTCTCCCCCGTCGAGAAGACCCACGTGACGGGAAACACTCGCGAGCTTTTTGTATGTTCTCGTGGCTGCGTGGCTATTATCGTACGCTAACATTGATCGCAGGAGAACCTGTCTCTGAAAGAGACGAATCCCGTCCGGGCAGCCGCATCTGTGACGACCGCGCCACAACAGAATGGCACTCGGccagcgcctgctgcgccgcaaCCAACTCCACGGGGGTCGTCAGCACGCAGACCACCGCCACGGGACCGTCTGAATGGAAATGCTGCAGACCCGCGATCGAAGGATCCCCTGGACATATTCGCCGATCCTCCTACCCTGTCCAAGTCGGCGACTAGTGGCCCCGGCCGTGGAGAGAGATCGAGGCGACCCCGGCGAAACTCAGAGTCATCTGTGATGGAACGAGCATCGCAGCTGTTTGGTGACGATGACGAGAAACGGCGACGTGAGAGGCGCCACCGTGAGCGCGACGCTCGTCACCGAGACGGCAAGCAGCGGTCCTCTCGCAAAAACCGCCgtctggatatcatcgacaAACTGGATGTGACCGGCATCTACGGAACTGGAAGTGAGTCTACTTGATCACGAGGAAATGTAAACTCTGCTGACTGTGTGTGTTTAGTGTTTCATCACGACGGCCCATTTGATGCTTGCAACCCGCATCGCAATCGCAAGGGTGCGCGCACTGCCCCGATGCAGGCCTTCCCGAAGGGTTCTAGAAACATGGCCCTGGGCGGTGCAGGCCCGAATAACTCCAATATCGACTTGAACCTTTTCCATGGCAGCACTCCAGAGGGGTACAACGATTTCTCCAAGGGCGCCGCTACCGCGCCGCCTCCACCCCGTCGCGCTAACGAGCCGATCACCTTCGACCCGACTTCTAATCTGGATCCCATTCATGGATCGGAGAGCATGGGCTTGGGCACGAGCACGTTTCTGGACGGAGCGCCGGCCAGCCGCTCGGCGATTGCTCGCCGCCAAAGTGAAAATGAGCACCAGATGGTTCAGAACGGCGGTCTTCAGCGCAAGAAGAGTCTGGCCCAGCGCATCCGTGGACGCACTACGGGCGCTGCGGGTCGCGTCGGCTCCCCGACAGAACCTGCCTTTGCCGGACAGGCACCTGATTCGAGCCATTCTACCTCCTCCAGGAATAATGAGAGGAACCCGTACTTCCAGGACCACGACGAGGCGGGGGACAAGACGGGCGACAAGACGAAGATCCATGAATTCGAGCTCTCGGGCGGGCGTGTCCGATCCTCGAGCAGCCCAAAGCAGTCGACAGGCCTGGAGCGCAAGACCACGAACGAGCGCTCAAACACTGTGGGCGATGATTCGAAACTGAACcctggcggcggtggcttcCTTAACCGAATGAAGAGTCTGCGCAAGCCACGCCCCGAGAGGCGCACCAGCGAGTAGACAGACCCTTGTCCCTATTTCTGGTTTTCCTTGTCATGATTTTCCTACGTGTAATACCCAGCACCGTGAGAGGGCCCCAAGTGCTCACGGCACATTTCTAAGGCGTCTGAATTTTGAATGGAGTACAATGGTTTGctctttgcttttcttctgctcttttccttttcgggTACGAAAAATGGGGCGCTAGCTACATCCAGCTGCCGCAGTTTCTGGAGTCTACGATTTTGTTACTCTTCCTGTCTGTCTCTTGTCACTCTCTAgcgaaaacaaaaaaaacTGTATCGTTAAAACCACGTCTCTGTCCTTATCTTATTCGTGTCTATGTTTGGTACTTGGATGATTCTACTTTTACCTACTTGACTCAAAACATGTTTCGTTTCATTCACTTCGATCACGCGTCAGCCCCCTGTggctggagagaaagacCTATAGTAGTAGACCGGAGCCTCAGTATACCCGACTTCATAGAATAGCCCTATGGTTCTCAGCCGCCAGCCCTGTCAGCAGTTCCGTAGACAGAAAAAAACTACGCGCTGAGCATATAAAACCCCGAGATATAATATCTCATGACCGTATGTGAACACCCCCTTGGTCGCCGTAAATGCCCAATCCTCCATTCAAGGCCCTCGGGGCAATGCCATCTCTAACGAACGCACGGTTTGAGcctccctttcttctccatttccAGCGGCTGTGGCTTTGGACTCGCGCCTGGAGAAACGCTGCTGCGTCAGGGCTAAGTTTGAGGGGTGCTTATATAGTAGTATAGTATATCATTTATAGATTTCGCCTCTGGTAAAACAGGGTATAAAAGAGCAGGACGGGCTCCTGCTTTTTATATTCATattcatcatcgtcctcctcttcctcctcttcattATTCTCATCGTCATGTTCGTCCTTGAAATCATCTTTGTCGTCattgttgttcttcttctgtgtCTGGTCTGTCTCTAGACTCTCCGTCTCTGCTACACACTCCTTTCGGAAAGCCCTTTTATTTACTCGGGCTCAACTATTCTATCGATATCCCTCAGAGTCATTCATTACAGACAATTCTCTTTGAACAAGTCTACAAACAAACAACAGTTCAaaacagcaacagcaacagcaacaaacaaaaaagaaagaaatcTACAAAAACAGCCAAAATGGCAAAAGACAGATACAAAGTCTTCCTGGTGCAATTCAAGATCGCAGAAGACGAATGGCAATCAATCCTCTTCGTCCAAACAGACAGCGCAACAGGAAACGGCTACTGCCAtcccctcctccccaacaTGGCGGGCACCAAGCTACCGGAGCCTCAAGGATACCCGAAGTACGGCAGGGCGGAGCACCCGAGACTCATAGGGTATACCGACAAGACGACATACCCTGGTGAGTGGAATGCCGTGCTGGGATCGGACCAGTTTCAGAAGACTTATCGTATTGGGAAGCCTCGGTTGCATATGAGCACGCTCAGAGATATTGGGTATTCGACTCAGTGGACACTGGACACCGCCATTCCGCGTCTTCAGAATAAGAATTTGCTTAAGGGGTGTTTGCTTATTTGAGATGGTATGGTGACGAAGGGATGAGGGATTGGGAAGGTGGCGGATTGGGTGATTTGGGGAGGATCCTCTGGAAGATGGGTATGGTACTGGGAGATGGTGCTGTTACGGAGAGATGGATGCGGTGGGATAGGGTACACTTCCTGGAATTGTTGATACATAGCGTTGATTTCATTTGGATAGCTATGGATAGTTTAGTTAGTTTAGCTATAATACAGCATCTATGTCCTCGAATTATTACCATCAAGAAGAGTATAAAAATCCAAAAAGTGAAATGTCTCCTTGCAAGAAACACCAAACTGCCTTTCAAGGGAATCGCGGAGAAACATGTTACTATCCGAGCGGGGATGCATTCACGGTCtccatgatgccgatgataGAAAGGATATTTTCATTGTCATATTCATAAACTTGGGTACCCAACAACCAGAGACTTTGAACAAACGCCGTAACAAGAAACATGCCGATAAGATGGTATTAGACACAAGACAAAAAGCAACAAAATTAATCCCGCACTTGGCTACTATTCCACGCCGTCCTTGAAGATGCAACGCCTGCGCGGCGCTTGGATTGCGGCTTGGGTCTGGAGAGAGTGTACCTAGAAGAAGTCAGTATTTGGATGTGATTCAAAAGCGGAGAGATGTACTTGGCAAATGTCCGAGCGAGGGTTCTCTTCGCGCTGACTTTCTGGCTGTCGATGAACGAGTCCACCGTcacggcgatggcgcggtCGATGTCTTGAGCAGAACAGTACTCAGATAGACGCATCTTGCAGAACGACTCGGCGATACGCATGATGGCTTCAAGGTGACGGACCTGCAGAACAAAAGTCAGCGCTTGCATTTTCTCTGAGTAGATGTAAGGTGGGAGCCAACTTACGGTAATGGGGTAGGCACCCGTGGCCAGAGACTCGCGCCGCATATCCGCGAACAGACGGGCAACCTTGTCCTGGTCGATCTGGTACAGTTTCGGATGGCAGTGCTCCCGAGCATAGAGAATGTACTTTCGCAGAAGCTCTTGCGGTATCTCgccatccttctcctcttctgaCTTGGCCTGCTCTGCTGCGCGTTTGGCGGCCTCCTCCGGCGTTGGTGGGAGACGGTTACCGTCTTTGTCAATCCGATAGCCCTCAGTGTCAACGCGGTTGCCGTCTGTGTCGACGAGATTGCCATCATTGTCCTTGAGCGGGCGGACTGGATTGGCGCGGTGGTGGGACTCGACCACGAAGTTCGCCAGACGCTCATCCTCGCTCGGCTCAACAAGATCACGCACCACGCAGAGGATGTCGAAACGGGACAGGATAGGTTCCGTGAGGTCGACATTGTCGGAGAAAGTTGTTGCGCTGTTGTATCGGCCGTTTCGAGGATTAGCGGCGGCCACGACCGCACACCGCGCCTGCAGTGTTGTGACGATGCCTGCTTTGGAGATGGAAATGGTTTGCTGTTCCATGGCTTCGTGGATCGAAGTTCGATCCTGGTCGTTCATCTTGTCAAACTCGTCAATCAGGCAAGTGCCGCGGTCAGCCAACACAAGCGCACCACCTTCCAGTGTCCACTCGCTGGTAAGAGGGTCGCGGCGGACACTGGCCGTCAGACCGACGGCACTGGCACCCTGACCCGTCGCAAACACCGCTCGGTGTGCTGTCTTCTCCACGTACTTGAGCACCTGGGACTTGGCCGTACCGGGGTCACCCAGCAATAGCACATTGATATCACCACGGATTGACATCTTGCCCTGAGCCTGCTTGCTGACACCCCCAAATAGTGACAGCGCCACGGCAGTCTTGACATCCAGATGACCATAGATACTAGGCGCCATGGACCGAATAATCTTGTCCACAATCTCAGGGTCGCGAGACAAGGCTCGAATCTGGCGctcgtcctcttcggtcATGTTGAATCCGGCCAGCTGGTCGTGCGACTTCACCACATGGTTGGCTTCAATGATCGTGGCAAACACAGGGAATCCGTTCTTGTTGTTCAGCTGTGCATCGTAGCTGTTGCGGTAAATGCCAGTAATCTCTATTTCGTCGCCGGGCTTGGCCGAGTCAATCAGATCCGCAAGAAGGACGACTTCGCGCTGTCGTGGCAGCCGACCAGCTGGAACCGAGCCAGGCGACTCCTGGAGAGTCAATCTCTGGTAGTTGCGGTACACTGTCTTCTCGGAGTTGACCGTGAAGGGACCCCGGCCCTGGCAGTTCTGACAGAAGGAAATCTTGACTTCTGTGCTAGCTTCTTGCTGGAAAGGACCCAGCGTGATGCCACACTTTTGGCAAAGGAACATCACATATTTCAGCTGGGGGAATACTCCGGTTCGTCGGGTGACCACACCGTTGACACGAACCAAGCAGTTCAGGTGTGATTGACGCAACTGGCGCAGAGTGTAGGTAATGGGGACATCGGTGATGCGGACGTGGATCTCGTTGTGGATGTCGTGATACTGCGGATAGTGGAAGAGAGTGACATCCAGCGCGACTTGGTCAAACACCTTCAGCACTTCAGTGGGTTCGTTGGCGAGGAAGTAGGAGAGTGCGGCCTTGGTCTCGCTCAAGTGGGCGTAGGAAACCTCCAAGGAAGCCGAGTTAATCTCACCGAGCGTCTTAATCCGGTTACCGTACACCGATTGACCGCTGGGATCGATGAATTCGGTCAGGAAGGCCTTGAATTCGCGGTAGATGGAGCGAAGGACCTGGGGCTGGGTGACCCAGTCAGTGATGTTGGCCGCTTTCACGTCTGCCAATTCTTCGAGAGACAGCTCCTCCATGCCTTCGTCCGCCATATCCATGTCATCACCTTCCTCGTCATAGTGGTGCCTTCGACGCCGGGGCTGGCGAGACAGATCCATCTCCatgtcatcgtcatcctgcAAGAACGCGGCGGGCATACGGCGTCGACGGGCCAATTCGCGATCGCGCTTGTTCAGGCGAGCATCTAACTGGCGACGGGTCGCAGCATCGAGTTCTTGATaatcttcctcgtcgtcaaTGTACTCTGCGTTCTGGTAgtgctcttcctctcccgccCGGTAGTCGCGCTCAAAGTTGTCTCCGAACAGGTCAAtgccatcctcatcttcggccagctcgtcaaTGTCATCAATGTCTTGCACCATCTCTGtgtcatcctcctcctcgtcgtcgtcgcccaTGTCGAAAGGGATGGGCGGGGGGAAGAGCCCAGCGCGGCGGCTATACTCACGGTCAGTTTGATCACTTCCACGACTGGTCAAAAACATACGGCTTGAGGGAGGGAGTGCCGCGGGCGAGGACATGTCATCTGGCTCTCTCGATCTCTTCCGAGTGTTCGCTCTCGGACCGCGGTTGGCGGCCGAGTCGCTGGGTTGGAGAGGACTGGAGAGAGGTTAGATCTGAATGAGCAATCTGGGGAAACAGATACTGACTCCATTGTGTGTGTGTTTCAAATCCAGTCACAAAGTAGTGTGAGTTGAGTTGAGCTGGAATGTGTGCAACAGAGAAAAAACCAGAAGTGGTGATTCGAAGAAGGGAGACGAGAGAGACACGTCGACGCGGGTGGTGGAGTGGGACCAGGCGCGTGTCGACGCGTTGGACCGAAAACCA of the Penicillium psychrofluorescens genome assembly, chromosome: 1 genome contains:
- a CDS encoding uncharacterized protein (ID:PFLUO_002122-T1.cds;~source:funannotate) codes for the protein MEPATQPPPPALTNPRFTLELEFVSSLANPYYLSHLAVTYPNLLGISQSDENDSDSSSSPDAQAFAAYLAYLYNYWKTPQYAQFLTHPGPTLRALRLLQEDAFRRDIILPQVIESLAGVGVPGAPTETVEGQQETQEGPNGSKT
- a CDS encoding uncharacterized protein (ID:PFLUO_002123-T1.cds;~source:funannotate), whose amino-acid sequence is MFSPVEKTHVTGNTRELFENLSLKETNPVRAAASVTTAPQQNGTRPAPAAPQPTPRGSSARRPPPRDRLNGNAADPRSKDPLDIFADPPTLSKSATSGPGRGERSRRPRRNSESSVMERASQLFGDDDEKRRRERRHRERDARHRDGKQRSSRKNRRLDIIDKLDVTGIYGTGMFHHDGPFDACNPHRNRKGARTAPMQAFPKGSRNMALGGAGPNNSNIDLNLFHGSTPEGYNDFSKGAATAPPPPRRANEPITFDPTSNLDPIHGSESMGLGTSTFLDGAPASRSAIARRQSENEHQMVQNGGLQRKKSLAQRIRGRTTGAAGRVGSPTEPAFAGQAPDSSHSTSSRNNERNPYFQDHDEAGDKTGDKTKIHEFELSGGRVRSSSSPKQSTGLERKTTNERSNTVGDDSKLNPGGGGFLNRMKSLRKPRPERRTSE
- a CDS encoding uncharacterized protein (ID:PFLUO_002124-T1.cds;~source:funannotate) — encoded protein: MAKDRYKVFLVQFKIAEDEWQSILFVQTDSATGNGYCHPLLPNMAGTKLPEPQGYPKYGRAEHPRLIGYTDKTTYPGEWNAVLGSDQFQKTYRIGKPRLHMSTLRDIGYSTQWTLDTAIPRLQNKNLLKGCLLI
- a CDS encoding uncharacterized protein (ID:PFLUO_002125-T1.cds;~source:funannotate), whose protein sequence is MDPLQPSDSAANRGPRANTRKRSREPDDMSSPAALPPSSRMFLTSRGSDQTDREYSRRAGLFPPPIPFDMGDDDEEEDDTEMVQDIDDIDELAEDEDGIDLFGDNFERDYRAGEEEHYQNAEYIDDEEDYQELDAATRRQLDARLNKRDRELARRRRMPAAFLQDDDDMEMDLSRQPRRRRHHYDEEGDDMDMADEGMEELSLEELADVKAANITDWVTQPQVLRSIYREFKAFLTEFIDPSGQSVYGNRIKTLGEINSASLEVSYAHLSETKAALSYFLANEPTEVLKVFDQVALDVTLFHYPQYHDIHNEIHVRITDVPITYTLRQLRQSHLNCLVRVNGVVTRRTGVFPQLKYVMFLCQKCGITLGPFQQEASTEVKISFCQNCQGRGPFTVNSEKTVYRNYQRLTLQESPGSVPAGRLPRQREVVLLADLIDSAKPGDEIEITGIYRNSYDAQLNNKNGFPVFATIIEANHVVKSHDQLAGFNMTEEDERQIRALSRDPEIVDKIIRSMAPSIYGHLDVKTAVALSLFGGVSKQAQGKMSIRGDINVLLLGDPGTAKSQVLKYVEKTAHRAVFATGQGASAVGLTASVRRDPLTSEWTLEGGALVLADRGTCLIDEFDKMNDQDRTSIHEAMEQQTISISKAGIVTTLQARCAVVAAANPRNGRYNSATTFSDNVDLTEPILSRFDILCVVRDLVEPSEDERLANFVVESHHRANPVRPLKDNDGNLVDTDGNRVDTEGYRIDKDGNRLPPTPEEAAKRAAEQAKSEEEKDGEIPQELLRKYILYAREHCHPKLYQIDQDKVARLFADMRRESLATGAYPITVRHLEAIMRIAESFCKMRLSEYCSAQDIDRAIAVTVDSFIDSQKVSAKRTLARTFAKYTLSRPKPQSKRRAGVASSRTAWNSSQVRD